Within the Echinicola sp. 20G genome, the region TTCTCATATTTAACAAAATAACAAACAACCATACAACTCAATGGTATAATTCCGCAATCCTTATTATAATTTTCGCTGTTTGCTATGGAGGCTACTTGTTTTATTATTTAAGTTCAACCAATCAGATTGATAAACCAGACATTATCCTACAAAATTCCGTCATTCTCCTTAGCCCTGTTAAGTATTTAAATTCTCTTGAAGAATGCATATTTCCAACTTGGCTATATGTTTTTGACATTTTCTACAAATTCATAATAGGATCATTGCTATTCCAAATGGTAGCGGCTTTCAGGAAATTTCACAAATAGAATAATTGTTATGGATATAAAACTACTAAATATTTCCGAGTTCAAGGAAGAGTCTGGAATATTTGTATACTTGGGAACAATATGTACAAAATCTGGTTTTGACAAAACAATATTAAATTCAAATGTTTCTACTATTCAGTTTGACAAAGTTAAATTTGAGAATTCAATAACCTTCAACTTTTCAGATAAGCATATAAATCTAAATAATTGTAATTTCAATAGAGAAGCTACATTTAAAGGAAATAATAACCATTTAAGATTTATTGATTCTTCTCTTGAAAAAATTTCAATTATCGAGCCATTTTCCTACTTACTTTTAGAATACTCTTTAGAAGATTTTTATTTATATCTTGATTCCTCAATTGAAATTAAATTTCTTTCAATTTTTTTACATAAGAATGTTGATATCATCAATCTCAATAATTGCATAATTAAGGATAGTGTTGAAATAAATAGCACTGATAATATTTATATTAAGACCTTAGAATTTAATTTAAATAGCTGTGATGAACTGACAATTAGTTACATAAAGGTCGGAGGGATTGAATACACAAAAACATCATTTTCTAATTTAATTCTAGATTCCATATCAACTCTTGCGGATGATACCTTCACTTTAAATATTGAATCTTTTGATACAATATTTATTAAAGAATGTAATTTTAAGAAATTAGTTTTACAAAGTATTTTTGAATCAAAACTTAAGCACCTTAAGTTAATAAATAATCAAATAGATGATATCCTCCTAAAGGGGATGAAAAACCATATGGTAAGAATTGAACACCTAAAGCTAGAGAATGTAAGCAATTTAATATTACAAGGTAAATTTAGCTTTGATTCTTTGTTATTAGAAGGAGTGTTTGATGAGATTTTATTGAATAGCTTTTCAGTTAAACATCTAAAGTTTGACGATCTAATTGTTACAAAAAAACTGGAATTAAATAGGATAGATTTTGAAGAAAATGGCGGAGTTCAAATCTTTAATAGTTTACTTAATAATGTTATTTTTAGGAAATCCTTTTTTCATAATGTAAGCTTTATTGATTTTTTTGATTCTTCAATGGAAGGTGTTTTAATTTCGTCCTTTAAAGACTTCGATCCAGCAATTATCCGATCTGTCACTTTAATTCAACCAAAAGGAGAACTAAAGGGAAAAGAACTGTTTTTAGATAAATCTGATTTTATACGGTTTTTAAAGGTTTATAATGAACAAAGATCAAATACTCATTTGGTCCAAAAATACCGTGCACTAGAATTTGAAGAACAAAGGAAAAACCATAATCTTTATTGGTATGAAAAATTTGTTCTTTGGACAAACAGATATACAAATAATCACATTACAAATTGGTGGATTGCAGGAAGAGCAATTTTAACAATGATATTTTTTTACATAGCTTTAACAACATCTTACTTATATTATTCTGAAACTGTCGACAATTATTGGGATAGTATGTTTATTCTTCCTTATGCAGTATCACCTGTAAGTTTTTTAGGAACGTTAAAAGGGTATTCTTTCCACCCTGTTATATACATAATAGATTTCTTATATAAAATAATCTATGGCTTGTTACTATATCAAATGATCGCAGCCTTTAGAAAGTTTAATAAATAAGTTAAGATTACAATCTTGACCAGACTTCAGGACGCTTGTTTTTTCGAATGCTTTTTTGAAACTCCATTAACTCTTCCTTCCCAATTTTACCTTGATCCAAAGTTATCCTATCAATAAATTCACTAACTATTCTATCATTTTTAATATACAAAACACAATGAAATTCAGTTCCTATGAAAAAATAACCTTCTTCACTCATTCTTTCTGTTCTTTCTACTTTATGATTCGACAGTTTAATAACATCATCTCCAATATCAGCGTAACCATTTTCCAATTCAGAATATTCTATTTCATATTTATCATCCACTGTTATCATAAAATAAGGATCATTTTCATATATATTAAAGGGTTCAGATGGAATGTAATGAATTAAAACGAAATCGTTAAATAAGCTATTATCGTAGTATCCCCAAATCTCCTTAATATTATATTCTATGTCATTGATTTTCCATTGACCAGATTTATTTTGATTCAAAGTAATATCTATATTACCCATCCCATCGTGCCACCAAAGGCGGTTTCTAAACTCTTTTTCTTTTTCCTTTAATTTCCCAAAAAATCTAGCAATTTTCTTATATTCATCAGAATGAAATAAACCAGAATTATTTTTAGGAAATGAGCTCCTCAAGCAAAAACTAAAAATCCTGAAATATTCAAAAATATCTTTCTCTTTCTTATTTTCAATATATTCCCTTATTTCATTAATATTTTGAAATCTATTTTTTGGATTATTTGATAAACAAATTTCGATAACCTGATTATAAATAATTGATTCATCAGATCTGTAAGGAATATTTTTTCTTCCTGTTCCTCGATGCGTTTCCCCTGTGGCATACCACTGCAGTACTTGTCCAATGGAATAAATATCCATTGTTGGACTTCCTTCTACACCTGAAATCTCCTGTTCAGGGGCTGAAAACAGTCTATTCCCAATCCTTTCTCCTTTTTCAGTATCAGCCCTTACTTTAAAAATTTCTGGATTGAAACTAGCTATACCAAAATCTGCTATTACATAACCTTCCCCATCTCTTAATATATTTTCAGGTTTAAGGTCTCTATGAATTATACCTTGATTATGTAGCCGTTCAATTGAGTTTGTTAAAAAATTAAACAAACTAATAAATTCCTTTTCACTTGGAGCAGAATCATTTCTTTCTAAAGCTCCTGCATATTCTTTCATTATAATTACAGGAATTTCGACCTCTCCCTCTTCATCTTCAAAACAATAAATGTCATAATCCACATACCTCACCAACCCTTTAAGATCGCTCAATGTCATAACATTGAAATACTCCGCTAAAAATCGTTGATTCTTTCTTCCTAATGATTCCCCTGAGGTATTTGAAAGTAAAAACTTAAATGCTAATGTCTCCCCTAAAATCTGACCAGAATAAACTACACCATTGCCTCCTTGTCCCAACTTTTCCTTTATCTCAACCTCACCAATAGCTAACGCTACTTTCTTTTTTCTACTTTTCAAGTGTTTGGAAAACCTTTGAAGTAAACTGTTCATAAAACTTTAAATACTATTTAATAAAAGACTATAGAACAAAACTATTCTATTTCAACTCACTTCTTCTCCAACAACTCCATCAACCGCTTATTCATCTCAACTATACTGCTCATCAAAGATAGCATCATTTCATTCTGCTTCTCATTAACCGTATTAAAGGTTTGGAAATTACTGTTGATTGGAGAATTGTTGACGTTCTCGAAGAAATTACCCTGATTTGGAGCAATCAGTTGTAAAGGATCAACCTTTAAATATTCAGAAACTTTTTGAATAAGGTCAATAGATATCTTGCTCTCCCCTCTTTCATACTTGGTGTAGGCTGATTCAGTAATTCCAATATGCTCAGCTAATTGTAAGGCTTTTACATCTTTCACCTTCCTCATTTTATAAAGGTTTCTGCCTATGGTCTTGTTTTCAAGTATGGTAAAGGGGTTATCTAAGTCGTTCATAAAAGTATTTTTACTGTCAAAATCATATAAATAAACAACTATTTGAGAGAATATACAACGACTACAAGCCTAATACCTACAAAGTCAGTTTTTAACTTTGCAATACTATCAAAAGGTAATTCCAATATTCAAACTATAAAATTTCACCTAAAACACTCATAAATAATATTTTTCTGCTATTTTGGTAATCAAGAACCTTTTTAAAGGGAATACCAACTGTTTAATAGCTACATAGGAAGAGTATTATTTAATATTTATTTCACTTCTTAACCTATTTCTAATGAGCTCTTTCAATACTATTTTTGAGAATTATAAGGAAAAGTTTACCTATAAGCACGGACACAATAAGGTGCAAAAAATAAAATCCAAAGTCCTTAGTTCTTCCAACCTCAAAAAGCTATCTCAAATTTCAATTGACAGGCGAATTGCTCCATCTGAAGCAGATTTTGGTAGTGGAATCCACACAATAACCTACTTTATGTTTGCAGGAGGTGAAACAACTGCAATGGCTGAATTATTTGCTATTCACAACTGGAATGAAACGGTCAATAGAACATATAGACTTTGCAGCGACTTGGACTTATGTCATAAGGCTGAAGCCACTTTTAGAAGATATCAAATTCCAATGTCACATTAATAAACAATTATTCAAGTTAGTCTACCATTAAAAAACCAAATTACTATGATCGAACAATTGAATGAATTCGTAAGAAAAATAAATTTTAGCATCAAGAGCTATAACTATCGTCACAATAATTTCCAATATAATACTCCAGAATCTAATATTCCTCAAATTACAAATTCAAGAGTTATTTACGATCCTCTTTTGCGTAATCTTTTAAGTAAATCTTTAGATATATGTGCAAAATACGAAAGGGAGCTCAATAAAAGCCCTGTAAACCATCAAATGGCTAATGAGCTAGAAAAAGAACTAATCAAAAATAAAAAGCTTATTGTTCAAATAATCGATAGCGTTAATTGATAATCTATGAACTGGCTGTGGGTCATTTTAGCGATGGCAGCGATTGGAGGCATAATTGGCTTCCTAAGCTCCAATGAAAACCGTGGTGAAAGTGCTGCTCAAGGAGCTGTTATGGGTAGTGTAGGATGTGGCTACATAATTTTTCAAATTATGTTTGCCTTAATAGGTCTTTGGTTACTTATTACAATTGGAAGTTGGTTATTTGGATAAAACTTTATATATGTCATCATCTAGTAAAATACAGTGATCAAATGTAAGGGTTAGTTAGCCCTTTCTATCCTACACTAAACAACCCATTCAATTTATTCATCTCCTGCTCCTTAATAGCATCAGCAATATTCACATATTCACTCAGTTGCTTCAAAGTTGTATGACCTGTGATTGATTGGATTACGTGCAGGGGAATCCCCTTGATGATGGCATTGGTAATAAAGGTTCTTCTAAAGGTGTGAGAACCTACTAACTCATATTTAAACCTCTGTGTAGTTACCTGCTTTCCATTCTCAAAATAGATATGCTCAGCCTTAGAATCAATTCCTGACATTTGAATCAATGTCTTTAAATGATCATTGTATTTCTGATTACTAATCATCAGTGGGGTTAAATCATAATCGTATTTTTCAAGCAAAGTTTTTAAAGCAGGATGAAGTGGAATATGGATATTTTGATTTGTCTTTACTGCAGTAATTGACAATTGACCATTAAAGACATTGGTTTTATTGATCTTCACAGCATCAGAATACCTTAGTCCAGTAAACAATTGAACCATTGCTAAATCCTTCACTCTTTGTAAAGACTCCCTTGGTGGTTGGAATTCAAGCAAGGTTCTTATTTCATCCTCTAAGAGCACCATTTGCTTCTGCTTAAAGGCTCTTGGATAGTTTAGGTTCTTGTACTTTGCATCAATAATATCAAGCTTGTTATAGTGGTTTAAAATCTGTCTGAGAAAGCTAAAGGTTTTATGTATGGTGGAAGGTTGTTGACTCTTTCTAAGGTTTTTGTTTGGATGATCTGGCCTTTCTTGCTGTAAGTATAGCGTGAAGTCATTTATCCATTTTTGAGTTATTTGTGAGTAGTAGAATTTCTTACCTCCTGAGAAGTCTTCTAACCTAGTAACTAAATTCACAAGCTTCTCAATCATTCTAGGTTTGGCATCAGTCCTAAGAGCTATATATTCTTTAGCTAGAGAAATGAAATCTTTCTCTCCTTCCTTTTCTACCTGTCTGTAATTTTTAACATTAGTAGCATTTATTGGAATACTCCTAATCCTTAATTCATTCAGAATCTTATGTATTTCCTGAAGTTCAGTATTAAGTGAATCATTTAATTCATAATGGCTTGGATGAGAAGTACTGACTTTATTCTTTTTCCAATGCTTCTTTTCAATCTTAACTGTAGTCTTGAACTGTACAGTCTCTCTAGTTGAAGGGTTCAAAAAGTCTAAAATATAATAAACAGTTCCTAAGCCAGTCTTCTTACTGATATTCTGTAAATATGGTCTAATTGTCATTGCAGGTAGTTTTTAAGTTATTCCAAAGGTATAAAAATTTACTTGTATTTTACTTGCGAGTTACTTGCGTAAGTTGGATTATTGTAGTCATTAAAAAATAAAAAAGTGCTTTTAAAGCCATTATAAAGTGGTCTTGAAAACCGTTGTACCGCGAGGTACCGGGGGTTCGAATCCCTCCTCCTCTGCATTTTAACAGTCAAATGTTTCGAAAAGCCTCAGAATTTAGTTTCTGAGGCTTTTTTCGTTTTGTAACCTTTCAAAAAACCTTACATTTTTCATATTTATCGAGACCAAATCGAGACCATATGATTTTTTTAGCGAGACCATTTTTCATTTTGTGATTATGTAAAATCAGTAGTCATTCGGTGGAGAAATATAATTCTATCGCACCTAAAACTCACTTCACTATTTGTTTTTCATACTATAATATGAAAAATCATGATCAAACACTCAACACAGTTGAATCAAACACTTATTTTCACACTATAATGTGATTTAAATTGATTTTCAATTGACTTTTTGCTATTTTTATCAAAAATCACATTATAATGACAATTAATGAGATAGGAAATAGCATTCGGGAACGTCGCAAAATGTTGGATATAACCCAACCAGATCTAGCGGAAATGGCCCAAATCAGCATCAACACCCTCTATAAAATCGAAAGAGGTGAGGCAAATCCATCAGTAAGGATCTTGAACAAAATTGCTAACATCCTTGGGTTGGAAATTTTCATTGCTGTCAAAAAAGTAATTGATCAATGAAAAGAGCCAAGGTATTAAGAAATGGAGAATTGGTAGGCTGGCTGACCAAGGAAGGTTCTGAAAAGTATACCTTTTCATATGACAAGACATGGTTTGATGACCCTAAAAAACCTGCGCTTAGCCTTACTTTGCCTAAAAGCCAAAAAGATTATCAATCAGAACACCTATTTCCTTTCTTTTTCAATATGCTTTCAGAAGGAGTAAACTTAAAGTTGCAGGCCCGTCAATACCAGATTGATGAATCCGATTATTTTGGACTTTTAATGCTCACCGCTGACAAAGAAACCATTGGCCCCATCACTGTCCACCCCATAAATGAACCATGATCAAGATCACCAACTGCCCTGGCACACTAGCATCCGATCACAAAACTTATAGTACTCGTTGTATCAGGTATATATTTGAAGGTAAAAAAACAAGCCATTTTCTACCCTACCAGAGCCATCAGTCCAATGATGATCTGGAAATGGCCGCTTTGATGGATAATCGGAAACGAATTTCCATTTCCGGAGTCCAGGAAAAATTATCTGTTATTTGGGATAAAGGAGTAATCCGCTTGACCAAAGCAGGTGAACAGGGCGCGTATATCCTTAAACCAATCCCAAGGGATTTGGAAAAAGTGGACCAGGTTCCCGCAAATGAGCACTTGACCATGCAGATCGCCAAGCAAGTATATGGATTGACGACAGCCGAAAATGCCTTGATATTCTTTCAGAATGGCGAACCCGCTTATCTCACCAAAAGGTTTGATATACTAAAAAATGGAAGAAAATTAGGGATCGAGGATTTTGCCACCCTAGCCGGTAAAACAAAGGAAACCGATGGTGATGAGTTCAAATACAATTACAGCTATGAGGGTATTGCAGACCTCATTA harbors:
- a CDS encoding type II toxin-antitoxin system HipA family toxin — protein: MIKITNCPGTLASDHKTYSTRCIRYIFEGKKTSHFLPYQSHQSNDDLEMAALMDNRKRISISGVQEKLSVIWDKGVIRLTKAGEQGAYILKPIPRDLEKVDQVPANEHLTMQIAKQVYGLTTAENALIFFQNGEPAYLTKRFDILKNGRKLGIEDFATLAGKTKETDGDEFKYNYSYEGIADLIKQYAAAAPIALESFYKLVLFNFLFSNGDAHLKNFSLLETPAGDYQLSPAYDLTNSRLHVKDPELALKRGLFKNDYETESYKANGFYAQDDFLEFGIRIGILKTRVIKILGDFKTEKEEVKTLISRSFLNEETKKIYLQTYVDRLNSLNYSFSNKI
- a CDS encoding tyrosine-type recombinase/integrase, giving the protein MTIRPYLQNISKKTGLGTVYYILDFLNPSTRETVQFKTTVKIEKKHWKKNKVSTSHPSHYELNDSLNTELQEIHKILNELRIRSIPINATNVKNYRQVEKEGEKDFISLAKEYIALRTDAKPRMIEKLVNLVTRLEDFSGGKKFYYSQITQKWINDFTLYLQQERPDHPNKNLRKSQQPSTIHKTFSFLRQILNHYNKLDIIDAKYKNLNYPRAFKQKQMVLLEDEIRTLLEFQPPRESLQRVKDLAMVQLFTGLRYSDAVKINKTNVFNGQLSITAVKTNQNIHIPLHPALKTLLEKYDYDLTPLMISNQKYNDHLKTLIQMSGIDSKAEHIYFENGKQVTTQRFKYELVGSHTFRRTFITNAIIKGIPLHVIQSITGHTTLKQLSEYVNIADAIKEQEMNKLNGLFSVG
- a CDS encoding helix-turn-helix domain-containing protein; the protein is MNDLDNPFTILENKTIGRNLYKMRKVKDVKALQLAEHIGITESAYTKYERGESKISIDLIQKVSEYLKVDPLQLIAPNQGNFFENVNNSPINSNFQTFNTVNEKQNEMMLSLMSSIVEMNKRLMELLEKK
- a CDS encoding HipA N-terminal domain-containing protein encodes the protein MKRAKVLRNGELVGWLTKEGSEKYTFSYDKTWFDDPKKPALSLTLPKSQKDYQSEHLFPFFFNMLSEGVNLKLQARQYQIDESDYFGLLMLTADKETIGPITVHPINEP
- a CDS encoding helix-turn-helix domain-containing protein, translated to MTINEIGNSIRERRKMLDITQPDLAEMAQISINTLYKIERGEANPSVRILNKIANILGLEIFIAVKKVIDQ
- a CDS encoding protein kinase — encoded protein: MKSRKKKVALAIGEVEIKEKLGQGGNGVVYSGQILGETLAFKFLLSNTSGESLGRKNQRFLAEYFNVMTLSDLKGLVRYVDYDIYCFEDEEGEVEIPVIIMKEYAGALERNDSAPSEKEFISLFNFLTNSIERLHNQGIIHRDLKPENILRDGEGYVIADFGIASFNPEIFKVRADTEKGERIGNRLFSAPEQEISGVEGSPTMDIYSIGQVLQWYATGETHRGTGRKNIPYRSDESIIYNQVIEICLSNNPKNRFQNINEIREYIENKKEKDIFEYFRIFSFCLRSSFPKNNSGLFHSDEYKKIARFFGKLKEKEKEFRNRLWWHDGMGNIDITLNQNKSGQWKINDIEYNIKEIWGYYDNSLFNDFVLIHYIPSEPFNIYENDPYFMITVDDKYEIEYSELENGYADIGDDVIKLSNHKVERTERMSEEGYFFIGTEFHCVLYIKNDRIVSEFIDRITLDQGKIGKEELMEFQKSIRKNKRPEVWSRL